In one Candidatus Margulisiibacteriota bacterium genomic region, the following are encoded:
- a CDS encoding winged helix-turn-helix transcriptional regulator, giving the protein MELLHKKFLIDIIIALKDEPLAFNEIQSRLKIYSDTLSRRLKELEELGIIEAVITTDDKGKRVRYRLTVKGNKIAPMLIEAVKILKTVDKFL; this is encoded by the coding sequence ATGGAGTTACTGCATAAAAAGTTCCTTATAGACATAATCATTGCCTTAAAAGACGAGCCGCTTGCATTTAATGAAATTCAAAGTCGATTAAAAATTTACTCGGATACACTATCAAGAAGGCTAAAGGAACTCGAAGAACTTGGTATAATTGAAGCTGTAATTACTACTGATGATAAGGGAAAAAGAGTTAGATATAGGCTTACTGTAAAGGGAAATAAGATTGCACCTATGCTAATTGAGGCAGTAAAGATACTGAAAACTGTGGATAAATTCTTATAA
- a CDS encoding MBL fold metallo-hydrolase RNA specificity domain-containing protein produces the protein YQADDTNGRMALESGHIVDGRDTLRLNCRLELYDFSAHCGDAQLKELVRKFAGSGTETVITVHGDNTEGFAGWVKEELGVNAIAPVNGERVYV, from the coding sequence GCTACCAGGCTGATGATACAAACGGGAGAATGGCGCTGGAAAGCGGACATATAGTGGATGGAAGGGATACGCTCAGGCTTAATTGCAGGCTTGAGCTGTATGATTTCTCGGCTCACTGCGGGGATGCCCAGTTAAAAGAGCTGGTAAGGAAATTCGCTGGCAGCGGCACGGAAACGGTTATCACGGTGCATGGCGACAACACGGAAGGTTTTGCAGGCTGGGTAAAGGAAGAGCTGGGTGTAAACGCAATTGCGCCGGTGAATGGGGAGAGGGTTTATGTATAA